In the genome of Danaus plexippus chromosome 18 unlocalized genomic scaffold, MEX_DaPlex mxdp_20, whole genome shotgun sequence, the window ATAGTTAGTCCTAATATTTTCATAGGCTGAAAGAATCATCTGttatcaacaaataaaaagaaaattataaccaggtttataacaaacatatatcaTTTGCcatctaaatatatgtttgtacaaTATTTCTCTTCCCTCTGAAATAACGAGATAATCCACAATAAAACAATGGTATGATGcatgttaatagttttattcctGGTCGgatgtaacataaaatgttaagtTTTAGCATTAAAACACAAAGCAAGTGACCGCTTAAATTATCACTGAAACAAACACACTTGTACACAAACGCTTCTTTGCAGCTTGTGAAATGCGAGAGGATATCATATTTCATAGCCAGGTATGCTTGAACTAAACCAAATATATTCACTGTGAAGATGACATTCTTTACACAACAGGATATTTAGAGTGTTATAACGTTAGTTGGAGAGATTTAAatgtaaccaaaaatattaattttctttcaggatacgatatttaagaaaatattcattattaaccTTAAAACAATCGACATACATAACAAAACGAGGATTGTAACATACACAAGAGTGGAACAAATATAtgtcaataacaaaaattttaaaattcgaacATTATGTTAGAACTATTGACATCTGTGAATGAAAATATCGGAAGATATAAAGATCTCGCAGCACAGCTTGGACGGTAGTGTCGGACACTAAAAATGTGTCGTAActgtatattatgataatgtaTTTTACGCCATGGCTTtgcaatttttacaaaaatgtttctatttaTGCTGTTGtcgtaaacatatttttaccgCTCGTAAAAACCATGGTTTTATATACACACAGTTTCATAATTCGGACCAAATGTTTAtggaaaatttttgaatagaCTTAACGATTTACGACATTTGAATCGTAGAAAGAATAAAGGATTTTGCATATAAAGCAtggatttatttctttatttaacttctttgtacatacaaagaaatatctaCGGTAGGTGAGCTTAGTGTTAACATACATTCTCAGCCAGCCAGCctttgaatttaaaagaaaaaacttaaatattctgCAAAAAATGAGAAAACATGGACTTAAAAGTCAATTAGAATATTTACTGTATATCTGATGGATCATAGCATACTGAATTTaatatgttgtataaatactttgtatcgtattaaaatgaaaagactGTTAATAATGTTCTGTACTGAATTTATTGTAgaagttttaataacttaaactcatatttaattaagatggTAGacaggaaaataataaaacttttatctcAAAGAAAATTCAATCTGAGATTTTATCAAATGCAAAACCGTATAACAGAAAAAAGTTCTTAGAAAAATAGGGTTGCTATTTACAACTTATTCTCTTTGTAGACAAAGCTCTTGAAACGTCTTGAAATTCGAGACTAAGATAAAAGCAGTGCAAGAAAATGACCCGAAGTTTCGAAAAGTTtttcgtatttaaattttatcttaaaaccaCGATTAATATTGTCTCtggatattgtttttaattttagtcttAGTAAATATCTTAATCTGTGTGGGagcatattaatttcttttagttttaaCTGTATagatatctaaaaatataattatttttaattaattaagagcaattaaataaaattcatacgataactattaaaaacagATAAGCGTTAATCTGATTACATTGCATTACGTGTCCCACTCCGGGCTGGCCAATCGTCGATAATGCTATCTTTTGTGTtgcttttttttcattttttttcctGAACCATGTGGCGGTTAGCTGCTTTATATGTTCTCCTTAACATTGTTCTTGGCGATGACAAAATTACCAAAGTGGTAGAATTAGATTACGGGATAGTGAGTGGAGAAAAGTATTGGGATGGCGATTTTTACACGTTTTATGGAATACCGTACGCATCTATACCAACCGGCCGAGACAGATTTAaggtacaatataatttaatttattatttttttaccataaagtttataatcagtaaaaaaatataacttaaaaaatatgtttgttcaATTTGCATGTAtgtgacataatattttttataaatataatctaagATAACTTGAAAATGAATAAAGcgttcttatttaataaaaaaaattaaattaatattaataaatagtatgaagttttatataaatctaatgGTTTAAGGGTCCTTTACCTCCAAAATCATGGGAAGGAATCCTCGAAGCAAACAGAAGATCAACTATTTGTCATCAATGCTATTTTAGTGGAGGTTCAGAGGAAGTACTTTTAGACGGCGATGATGATTGCCTACTCATAAATATACTCTCGCCTCTAGTAGCcagtgaaaataatttattacctgTATTAGTGTATATACATAGTGGTGCATTTTCTGGTGGAAGCGGTAACATGGCTTTCTTTTACCACCTAGCCAGACATGATGTTATTACCGTGAGCTTCAACTATCGATTGGGCGCATTTGGATTCGCATGTCTTGGTAACGAAGAAATTCCTGGTAACGCTGGTCTAAAGGATCAAGTTGCTGCATTACGGTGGATTcaagataatattaagaaatttggTGGAGATCCAAAAAGGGTGACTCTGGCAGGGTTCAGCGTTGGAGCAGCCATGGCTGAATTGCTGTCGTTCTCCAAGTCTACTATtggtttatttgataaattgatTCTAGAAAGTGGTTCTGCATTTTCACCTTTTGCTATTAACAGGAATCCTGTAGAAACAGCATTGAATTTAGCTTATGCTATGGGATATAACGGAACGAACAAAATTGAGGAGTTAacggaattttatttaaatgcagAAAACAAGCAATTAGctgaaaaaagtattaattattatcttaaaaatagcACATTCGGTTTCTCCCCATGTATTGAAAATTTGCATGAAGGTATGGAAGCTATATTACTCGAATCTCCCATTGATGTTATAAACAAAGGAGAACAAAATGATGTAGCACTCCTCACAGGATTTGCAAATATGGAAGGCATAAGCCGCACCATTAAATTCGGCACATGGAGAGAAGAAATGAATGAAAACCTTGCCGATTTCTTACCTGCAGATTTGAAGTTCGATTCTGAAAAAGCCAGAAATGATACTATCAGTGCCATTAGGAaacgttattttaatgataaagaaCTAACCGCAGAGTCGTTGCAAAATTATGTTGATTATTTCTCAGATTCCATGTTTAAAACTGGCATAATTAAATCAGCGAAACTACACGCAGATATATCTAAGAGACCAGTATATTTATACGAATTTTCGTACGTGGGTAAACTAAACATAGAACATAATTATATGGATAGAATAAAGGGAGCTAGCCATAGAGATCAAACAGCATACCTTTTGGACTTTTTTGGATACACAAATAATTACAAGGACCTCGACGTGAGGGAAAAAATGACATTGATGTGGACCGACTTCGTTAAATATGAGTAAGAGAATTAGATAGTATTTT includes:
- the LOC116773310 gene encoding esterase E4-like; its protein translation is MWRLAALYVLLNIVLGDDKITKVVELDYGIVSGEKYWDGDFYTFYGIPYASIPTGRDRFKGPLPPKSWEGILEANRRSTICHQCYFSGGSEEVLLDGDDDCLLINILSPLVASENNLLPVLVYIHSGAFSGGSGNMAFFYHLARHDVITVSFNYRLGAFGFACLGNEEIPGNAGLKDQVAALRWIQDNIKKFGGDPKRVTLAGFSVGAAMAELLSFSKSTIGLFDKLILESGSAFSPFAINRNPVETALNLAYAMGYNGTNKIEELTEFYLNAENKQLAEKSINYYLKNSTFGFSPCIENLHEGMEAILLESPIDVINKGEQNDVALLTGFANMEGISRTIKFGTWREEMNENLADFLPADLKFDSEKARNDTISAIRKRYFNDKELTAESLQNYVDYFSDSMFKTGIIKSAKLHADISKRPVYLYEFSYVGKLNIEHNYMDRIKGASHRDQTAYLLDFFGYTNNYKDLDVREKMTLMWTDFVKYENPTPYESFLITVKWLPYTKEERNYIEINKKMATKKDLFENSFEFWNKIYEKFYWNPIAPKFIKTEKKDGIKTNHNGKIKDGSDINTNSNMLNDNKIKQSEDTRPVSDSDTESKSKPEKAVKSESALKTDKDMKHQNAINPEKNPKNIDIKLEKDPEKKKPESVTKSKTNAKPESDGKTNKESHSESLRNSNVDKKSGA